A genomic segment from Asterias amurensis chromosome 6, ASM3211899v1 encodes:
- the LOC139938639 gene encoding allatostatin-A receptor-like, with protein MDPVTPTMGFGGPNITDYGWTTELVDGPSIVTDYGSTTDFTDSPGKCFPVDPYFDFTENEKQADSYVVSESLKALMLPILYIILVIGTLGNVSFFYVLVRVPYMRNTTNLILANLAVADIAFIVISVTCYSFYFSQPVRSHYGTAQTLGCIGSFIGQYITYYASLALVTLVSAERYFSICSPLKHRSVNTKGRAVKLVICSWLLSLILSGVAMLRYLNLQLHCVKWPKDAKYANLPVTVGYCFPIAPYGLYIANLTESIPFISAFIANSFMYVGIIRRLSNRPALSFKGDKPASLPVRAQQVRNQVSKMLIANGITFFLCNTPFVGISIAFIISHLGGVQLIEIYESLAGILVISHGMLFVNSAINPFIYNATSSHYRQAFRDAFCCADTSGRPRLDSSTLAVINSSKKSDNKNSSFTHKL; from the coding sequence ATGGATCCAGTTACACCGACAATGGGGTTCGGCGGGCCCAATATCACCGACTACGGCTGGACAACGGAGCTCGTCGACGGGCCAAGTATCGTCACCGACTACGGTTCAACAACGGACTTTACCGACTCCCCCGGAAAGTGTTTCCCCGTTGACCCGTACTTTGACTTCACcgaaaatgaaaaacaagccGATAGCTACGTTGTCAGCGAGTCTTTGAAGGCTCTCATGCTACCCATTCTGTACATTATTCTCGTGATAGGAACACTTGGAAATGTGTCTTTCTTTTACGTACTGGTCCGAGTGCCGTACATGCGTAATACGACAAATTTAATCTTAGCGAACTTGGCAGTGGCAGATATTGCATTCATCGTTATCTCTGTGACATGCTACTCGTTTTACTTTTCACAGCCGGTTAGGAGTCACTACGGCACAGCACAGACCTTGGGATGTATCGGCTCGTTTATCGGGCAATACATCACCTACTACGCTTCGCTGGCCCTTGTAACTCTAGTCTCAGCTGAGCGGTACTTTTCAATCTGTAGCCCGCTCAAGCACCGGTCAGTGAACACAAAGGGCCGGGCAGTGAAACTCGTGATCTGTAGCTGGCTCCTGTCCTTAATTCTAAGTGGTGTGGCCATGCTTCGTTACCTTAACCTTCAACTTCATTGCGTCAAGTGGCCAAAGGACGCCAAATACGCCAATTTACCGGTCACTGTTGGCTATTGCTTCCCCATAGCGCCGTATGGGTTATACATCGCTAATTTAACCGAGTCCATCCCATTCATCAGTGCGTTCATTGCAAACAGTTTCATGTATGTTGGGATCATCCGGCGCTTAAGCAACCGCCCAGCTTTGAGCTTCAAGGGGGATAAACCAGCCTCTCTACCGGTACGAGCGCAACAGGTACGCAACCAGGTCTCCAAGATGTTGATAGCTAACGGGATAACGTTCTTCTTGTGTAACACGCCGTTCGTCGGTATCTCTATAGCGTTCATCATCAGTCATCTGGGAGGTGTCCAATTGATAGAGATCTACGAGTCTCTGGCCGGGATTTTGGTCATCAGTCACGGTATGCTCTTCGTGAACTCTGCCATCAATCCATTCATCTATAACGCAACAAGTTCCCATTACCGGCAGGCATTCCGTGATGCCTTCTGTTGTGCTGATACCAGTGGGAGACCCAGGCTAGACAGCTCTACTCTCGCTGTCATTAACAGCAGCAAAAAGTCAGATAACAAGAACTCATCCTTTACACATAAACTGTAA